In the Leptolyngbya sp. FACHB-261 genome, CAGTTGCAGCGCCTCACCGCTCAGCTTACCGCTGCCTACAATCGCATTGCTGCGCTTGAGGAACAGCTACTCTCCCATCGAATCCCCCAGTGAATTCCTTAATTGGGGGAATTCTTAGCGGGTATCTCTAAGGGCTGCATTATTTGAGGGTTGTTTGAAGGATTGTCACTAGCCTCAAAGCACCCGGACGTGCGAGGCGGAGCTGGAATAGTTAGCTAACCTCAGCTCTCACGACTCAGTCGCAGGACGATCCGTATGTTCAACCCTAAGTATGCTGTCGCCATTATCGTGCTGCCAGCCCTGAACAAGCTGCGCATTCATTTTGCTCGAATTCCCGATGTGGCGGCGCTACAGGCATTGCTCAAGCTCAACAGTGATCCGGCTGTTTCTCGTATTGAGCAGAGTGATGATGTCACCGTCAACCTTTCGTTCAACTTGACCTACGATGCCTCAGGTTGCGCGCCCATTTTCGCGGGTTGGCTGCTGCGTCAAGGTTTTGAGTCGGTGCTCGTGCGGGATCCTCGCAGTTCAGAACCCGAGCGCCTGTTCACCCGTAAAGCTTGAGAGTTAAGGCTCAGGGTCAGCACTGCCCTCGGGCTCTGAAACTTCGCTGCACACATCCTAGAATTGAGCGGTTCAGTCTCAGTTGGGAAGGGTGTGGTGAGCTTCTGGAGCGTTGACTTTTATCGCCGTCCCTGCCGTGATCCTAGGGGTCAACCTCAATGGGAACTCCTAATTTGGAGTGAATCATTGCGCTATGTGGCCTGGTGCAGTCAGTCAGAGGCAACAGCTGCTTGGCTGACACAGCAGTTAACCCAGGCCCTTGCAGAGTCGTCGAATCAGAAGCCTGAGTACTTAGGTGCATTTAGACCACAAACCTTAAACCTACTAGAAGCAGCGGCTCGCTCTCTGGACTTGCCAGTTCGGCCAGACCGGCGCAGTTCGGATCTGAAAGCCTGGCTCCAGGAGCGTGCTCGCACGGTGTATCCCCATATGGAGGGATATACTCAAGAGCCTTACGCTCCGCTAGAGCTACAAAAACCACCGCCTGAGCCCTTGCCCGAGAAGCTTTGGGGGGAGAGCTGGCAGTTCGCAGCCTTGAGCACTGCTGCGATTGAAGCTTTTCGGGAGAGACCGATTCCGTTTTTAAGTTTGCCTAACCCGCTGACTCTAAATCCTGCTGCGCAGATCCCGGGTGTCGTGATTTACGCAGGCCGGCAGTCCTTAAACCTGGCTCGCTGGCTTGCTGAAGCCTCT is a window encoding:
- a CDS encoding Tab2 family RNA-binding protein: MSFWSVDFYRRPCRDPRGQPQWELLIWSESLRYVAWCSQSEATAAWLTQQLTQALAESSNQKPEYLGAFRPQTLNLLEAAARSLDLPVRPDRRSSDLKAWLQERARTVYPHMEGYTQEPYAPLELQKPPPEPLPEKLWGESWQFAALSTAAIEAFRERPIPFLSLPNPLTLNPAAQIPGVVIYAGRQSLNLARWLAEASPVSLQYKTGEPDGLLLEAGLVERWVLATFEDSEVSTAGQRFEERKASTQGLHFLSILPDDSGMTCTGFWLLQAELPGQA